A single region of the Triticum dicoccoides isolate Atlit2015 ecotype Zavitan chromosome 2B, WEW_v2.0, whole genome shotgun sequence genome encodes:
- the LOC119362060 gene encoding heavy metal-associated isoprenylated plant protein 27-like translates to MGIVDVVSEYCSLPRSRRHMKRRKQFQTVEMKVRIDCEGCERKVKKALDDMKGVSSVEVIPKQNKVTVTGYVDPAKVMRRVAYKTGKRVEPWPYVPYDVVAHPYAPGAYDKRAPAGYVRNVMSDPSAAPLARASSTEARYTAAFSDENPNACSVM, encoded by the exons ATGGGCATCGTGGACGTGGTGTCGGAGTACTGCTCGCTGCCGCGGAGTCGGCGGCACATGAAGAGGCGGAAGCAGTTCCAGACGGTGGAGATGAAGGTGCGGATCGACTGCGAGGGCTGCGAGCGCAAGGTCAAGAAGGCCCTCGACGACATGAAAG GCGTGAGCTCGGTGGAGGTGATCCCGAAGCAGAACAAGGTGACGGTGACGGGGTACGTGGACCCGGCCAAGGTGATGCGGCGGGTGGCATACAAGACCGGCAAGCGGGTGGAGCCGTGGCCCTACGTCCCCTACGACGTGGTGGCGCACCCCTACGCCCCGGGCGCCTACGACAAGCGCGCCCCCGCCGGCTACGTCCGCAACGTCATGAGCGACCCCTCCGCCGCGCCGCTCGCCAGGGCCTCCTCCACCGAGGCCAGGTACACCGCCGCCTTCAGCGACGAGAACCCCAACGCCTGCTCCGtcatgtag